One genomic region from Epinephelus fuscoguttatus linkage group LG6, E.fuscoguttatus.final_Chr_v1 encodes:
- the wdr54 gene encoding WD repeat-containing protein 54, giving the protein MYHKEKSIQIKNSASALYNNLGVLRIAPRRLTYFTVVHANVVNMVSASWDGLNYSHRQLQSKEPNVATSTSLIMQAAFCPLPSRDLLVVTSQKGIQMYESDGSIMVYWHALDTPETPTAQAVFARGISAVWESYICVGVSSGAVLVFDVPSKGSNITLSEVLEEHKESITDMASECSGSQECIADLVSADDGGNLCVWKSGEEFQLLNNIPGFDMSCSSVKLWKGTVVAGYGTGQIRLYEAVTGILHAEINAHARWIYSLDIAPFSGLLLSAAEDSLVRVWHLTLTPETNSVEVAHLHNECVTDTQICGAKFCDGDGYAFAVTGYDLSEIIRYTQT; this is encoded by the exons ATGTATCACAAAGAGAAGAGCATCCAGATCAAAAACAGCGCCTCGGCGCTGTACAACAACCTCGGCGTGCTACGCATCGCCCCGCGGCGCCTCACCTACTTCACGGTGGTCCATGCTAACGTGGTCAACATGGTCAGCGCGTCCTGGGACGGACTCAACTATTCCCACCGTCAGCTGCAGTCCAAGGAGCCCAATGTCGCCACAAGCACGTCGCTCATCATGCAG GCTGCGTTTTGTCCCCTGCCCTCTCGTGATCTGCTGGTGGTGACTTCTCAGAAGGGCATTCAG ATGTATGAATCCGATGGCTCCATCATGGTGTACTGGCATGCACTGGATACTCCGGAAACACCCACAG CTCAGGCAGTGTTTGCTCGGGGGATATCAGCAGTGTGGGAGAGTTACATATGTGTGG GCGTCTCATCTGGTGCAGTTCTAGTATTTGATGTTCCCAGTAAAGGCAGTAATATTACCCTGTCTGAGGTCCTGGAGGAGCACAAGGAGTCCATCACTGACATGGCCTCGGAGTGCTCTGGCAGCCAG GAGTGCATAGCTGATCTGGTCAGTGCCGATGATGGGggcaacctgtgtgtgtggaagtCTGGGGAGGAATTTCAGCTGCTAAACAATATCCCTGGCTTTGA TATGAGCTGCTCATCTGTCAAGCTGTGGAAAGGTACAGTGGTGGCGGGTTACGGCACAGGCCAGATCCGTCTCTATGAAGCAGTGACGGGAATCCTGCATGCTGAGATCAACGCCCACGCTCGCTGGATATACTCACTAGACATTGCTCCTTTTTCTGGGCTG cttctgtctgctgctgaggaCTCTCTAGTCAGAGTGTGGCACCTGACGCTGACCCCAGAGACCAACAGTGTGGAG GTTGCCCATTTGCACAATGAGTgtgtgacagacacacagatctGTGGCGCTAAGTTCTGCGACGGCGATGGTTATGCCTTTGCGGTGACAGGCTATGACCTGAGTGAGATCATACGTTACACCCAAACATAG